Below is a window of Mycolicibacterium rhodesiae NBB3 DNA.
GATGAGCCAGATCGGTATGCGCATCACGACCCTGGGGCCCAAGGGCGTCGACCTCGTCGGCGCGGGCGGCACCTTCACCCACGTCGACGTCGTCCCAGAGAAGCGCCAGGCCGACCCGACCGGCATCGGGGACGCGTTCCGTGCCGGATTCCTCACCGGCCGTAGCGCCGGGCTGAGCGATGAACGGTCGGCGCAGCTGGCCTCGCTGGTCGCCGTCCTCGTGTTCGAGGCGCCCGGTCCGCAGGAGTGGACCTGGGACCGCGAGGAAGCCGTCGCGCGGCTGACCGACGCCTACGGTGCCGAGGCCGGCGCGGAGATCTCGGAGGCGCTTGGCGCCGACAGATAGCGGGGTCTGCCCTTCCTTCTCACAGCTGTACGGGGTAGGTCGGCTCGCTGATCTGCGGGGTCACCGTGTGCTCGACAAAGATGGCGTGCCACAGCATGAAAATCAGCACCGTCCACAGCCGGCGGCTGTGATCGCTTGTGCCACTTCGGTGTTCGTCGAGCATTCGCGTGACCGCGTTCAGGTCGATCAGGTGACCGGCCTGTGATTCGGCGACCATCCGGTAGGCCCAGTCCTGCAGTTCGCCCGCCTGCAGCCAATGCCGGATCGGTACCGGGAAGCCCAGCTTCGGCCGGTTGAGCACATGCGCGGGCACGATCGGCTCCAGGGCCCGGCGCAACGCGAACTTGGTCGTTGTCCTGGTGATCTTCTGCTCCAGCGGCAGGCGTGACGCCACCGCGAACACCTCGGGGTCCAGGAACGGCACGCGCAGCTCGAGCGAATTGGCCATCGTCATCTTGTCGGCCTTGACCAGGATGTCGCCGCGCAGCCAGGTGAACAGGTCGATGTGCTGCATGCGGGCCACCGGATCCCAGCCATCGGACGCGGCATAGACCGCTGCCGTCACATCGGTGTGCGTCCACTCCTGCCGGAAGCCCGGCAGTACCGCGCGCAGCTGCTCGTCGGAGAAGCTGCGGGCGTTGCCGTAGTAGCGCTCCTGGAGCGTCTGCGAGCCGCGATGCAACAGGCTCTTGCCGCGCATACCCTCCGGCAGCGGCCGTGAGGCCTTTCCGAGCGATTTGCGAACAGGTCGGGGGAGATAATCGAAAGGCTTGAGCGACAAAGGTTCTCGGTAGATCGTGTAGCCGCCGAAGAGCTCGTCGGCACCCTCGCCCGAGAGCACGACCTTGACGTGCTTGCGGGCCTCGCGGGCGATGAAGAACAGGGGAACGAGCGCTGGGTCGGCGACGGGTTCGTCGAGATACCAGACGATTTCGGGTAGCGCCGCGACGAACTCGGCCTGACTGACAACCTTCGTCACGTGTCGTGCGCCGATGGCCTCCGCCGACGCGACGGCGACGTCGACCTCGGAATAGCCCTCACGCTCGAATCCGGTGGTGAAGGTGATCAGCCGCGGGTTGTGCCGCATGGCCAGCGCCGCGATCGCCGTCGAATCGATGCCGCCGGACAGGAATGCCCCGACGGTGACGTCGGCGCGCATGTGCTTGGCCACCGAGTCTTCCAAGACCGCGGTGATCTCGTCGTAGCGCGCACGCTCGCCGCCGGTCGTGAAGCCGACCGCGGCGAATCGCGGGGTGAAGTACCGCGTCACCCGGGGCGGCTGGCCGGGCCGCACGCGGGCATAACTGCCCGATTCGAGGCGGCGGATGCCGCGGTGCAGCGTCTCGGGCTCGGGCACGTATTGGAGCACCGTGTAGTGCTGGGTGGCGCGCTCGTCGATGCCCAGGTCGATACCGACAACCCCGGCGAGATCCAGCAGGCACTTCTTCTCGCTGCCGAACACGGTTCCGCCGTTGCCCGTCGCCATGTACAGCGGCTTGATGCCGAACGGGTCGCGGGCACAGAACAATTCGCCCTCGACGGTGTCCCACAGTGCGAACGCGAACATGCCGCGCAGCCGCGTCAGCGCCTCGGTACCCCAGTAGTGGTACGCGACGACGATCGCCTCGCTGTCGCCCTCCGTGGCGAACACGGCGCCGTGCTCGCCACGCAGCTGCTCCCGCAACTCCAGGTAGTTGTAGATCTCCCCGTTGAACACCAGGACGTAGCGGTCGGGGGATTCCGGCGGGCCCCACCGCAGCGGCTGGTGGCTGTGGGCGATGTCGATGATCGACAGCCGATTGAACCCCAGCACCGTGGTGGGGTGCGCGGCGTTGTCAGCCCACGTGCCCGGTTCGTCGGGACCGCGGTGACGCATCAGGTGCGACGCGCCCGACACCGCGTCTACGAGGTCTTGCGATACCTCAGCGGACGGGTCGGTAACCAGGGCCAGCAGTCCGCACACCGCGCCAGTATGCCTAATGACTGACCTGTCGCGAGACCTGCGTCCAAGGGTGGTCTACGCTGCGTAGTATTCGGCTTTCCGTCCCGACTTCTAGGAGGCGCCAGCGTGACACCTCGCGGTGTGAAGGTGGTGGCGTTGTCAGTCGTACTCGGCAGCATGACGGTGCTGCTCAGCGGGTGTGACTGGTCAGAGGTTCTCGGCCTAGGCTGGCCTCGCGGCATCACCCCGGAAGCGCATCTGAATCGCGAGCTGTGGATCGGCTCGGTGATCGCGTCGCTCGTCGTCGGTGCGATCGTCTGGGGACTGATCTTCTGGACGTCGGCGTTCCACCGGCACAAGAAGGGCGATACCGAGTTGCCGCGCCAGTTCGGCTACAACATGCCGCTGGAGCTGGTGCTGACCGTTCTGCCGTTCCTGATCATCTCGGTGCTGTTCTACTTCACCGTCGTGGTGCAGGAGAAGATGCTGCACAAGGAGCCGAACCCCGAGGTCGTCATCGACGTCACCGCATTCCAGTGGAACTGGAAGTTCGGCTACCAGAAGGTGAACTACGCGGACGGGACGTTCAACTACGAGGGGGCCGACGCCGAGCGCAAGGAAGCCGTCGCCTCCGGCCCCGAGGGTGTCGAGGGCGAACACGGCGGCGAGTTCGGCGTGATCGCGGGCAAGAACCCCGAAGACCGCTCATATCTGAACTTCGACAGGATCGAGACGCTGGGCACGTCCAGCGAGATTCCGGTCCTGGTGGTGCCCTCGGGTAAGCGCATCGAGTTCCAGATCGCCTCGGCCGACGTCATTCACGGCTTCTGGGTCCCGGAGTTCCTGTTCAAGCGCGACGTGATGCCCAACCCGGAGGACAACAACTCCGACAACAAATTCCAGATCAGTGAGATCAACCAGAACGGCGCGTTCGTCGGGCGGTGCACGGAGATGTGTGGCACCTATCACTCGATGATGAACTTCGAGCTGCGGGTCGTGTCGCCCAACGATTTCAAGGCGTACCTGGAGCAGCGTCAGGACGGTGCCACCAATGCCGAGGCGCTGCAGGCGATCGACCAGGATCCGCTGGCGGTCACCACAAAGCCGTTTGACAGCCGCCGCGGCGAGCAGGCGCCTCAGCTAACGCAGGCCAGCAAGTAGGGACACCACATGCATATCGAAGCAAGGCTGTTCGAGTTCCTGACCGCGTTCTTCGTTCTGGCCGCGGTCGTCTACGGCGTGCTGACCGCGATGTTCCAGTACGGCGGCATCGAATGGGCGGGCACCACCGCGCTGGTCCTGACGGCTGGCCTGACGTTGATCACCGGCACGTTCTTCCGCTTCGTGGCCCGGCGCCTGGACACCCGGCCCGAGGACTACGAGGACGCCGAGATCAGCGACGGCGCCGGGGAGCTGGGCTTTTTCAGCCCGCACAGCTGGTGGCCGGTGTTCATCGCGCTGTCGGCGTCCGTCGCGGCCGTCGGCGTCGCGCTCTGGCTCCCGTGGCTCATCGTGGCCGGCGTGTGTTTCGTGCTCACGACGGTCGGTGGCCTGGTCTTCGAGTACTACACCGGACCCGAGAAGCACTGACGGCAGGCCGGGGCCTACACCCCCGCGCGCAAGGTCACAATCGGGGCATTAGTTCGTCGATAACCCGTGCTGCGAGATTCATCCCCACCAGGTGTTTGGGTAGTGTTGCCCGGGGCATGTGAGTCGAGAAGGATAGGCGTAAATGAGCGGGCCGAACCCCCCGGGCAGCGGGGTCCCAGAAGGGGCCGACGTTCCTGGTCAGGAGCCCGGCGGTAGGCCGGAGAGCAGCGAACCCGACACCTATTCGCAGGCGTACTCCGCACCCGAATCCGAGCAGTTCACCAGCGGTCCGTACGTGCCTGCGGACTCAGGCCTGTACGACTACGACAACTACGAGCCCGAGCATGTCGTCACGACCGAGCCGCCCCGGTGGCCCTGGGTGGTCGGGGTGGTGGCCATCGTCGCCGCCATCGCCCTGGTCGTCTCCGTATCGGTGCTGGTGACCCGGACAGACACCAGCAACCTTTCCAAACCCGAGACCTCGACGACCACGCCGCCGCCCGTACCGCCGGTGCAGGACGAGATCACCACCACGACTCCGCCGCCGCCACCTCCGCCGCCTCCCCCGTCAGAGCCGCCTCCGCCGCCGGAGACCGTGACCGTCACCGAGGAGCCGGCGCCGGCGCCGGCGCCACCACCACCGCCGCCCGCCGAACCGCCTCCGCCGCCGCCGGAGACGGCCGCGCCGCCACCGCCGCCGACGACCCGCGCAGGCCCACGCCAGGTCACCTACTCGGTGACGGGAACCAAGGCGCCGGGGGACATCATCACCGTCACCTACATCGACGCCTCGGGGCGCAGCCGCACCCAACGCAATGTCTACATTCCGTGGTCTCTGACGGTGACGCCCATCTCGCAGTCGGAGGTGGGTTCGGTGCAGGCGTCCAGCCTGTTCCTGGTGAGCCGGCTCAACTGTTCGATTACGACCAGCGATGGGACCGTGTTGTCGTCCAACACCAACAACTCCGCACAGACGGCCTGCTGATGTCCTACACCACCGATTCCGTGCGCGTGCGTCAACCGCTGGACCCCGGCGAGTTCGATCGCACCGACCGCATCCTGCTCGGCGCCTGCGCGGCGATATGGCTGGCGGCACTCGGCGCCGGCGTCGCGGCCACCGTGGCCCTTGTGGACCTGGGCAGCAGCCAATCCGAACCGTCGGGCGATTCGGGCACACCGTGGCTGCTGTACATCGTCATCGCGATATCGGCCGCCGTGATCATCGGCGCTGTGCCGCTTCTGATTCGGGCCCGCCGCGACGCGATGGCCGACCCTGAACCGCCCGCCCGGCCCGCGCCGGGGGGCGTACCGGGGCGACGGCAGGAATCGGCACAAGCGGACGCGACCGAGAAAATGCGGATATCGGGGTCGACTGCAGGCCGGATCCACTCAGGTCCGGGTTACGCGGCGGCGGTCACGCACAGTACGTCGCTGCCCGCGCCGCTGGTGGCGGCCATCGACCAGGTCTGGCTGCGCTGCGCCGTCCTGATCGCGTGTGCGATCGGCATCGCCATGGTGGCGATAGGCGTGGCGACCTATTTGATGGCCGTCGAGAGCGACACGGCGTCTTGGGTGTTCTTCGGCCTGAGCGGCCTCGTCACGCTGGCAATGCCGGCGATTCCGTGGTTCTACCTACGCGAGTTACGCACGCTTCTGGACGATCAGAGCGCGTAACTCCGCGTCGGGTCCACGTTCTGCGGCAGAAGTGCGAGTCGACGTCTGCATTGGGTTGGCGTAGGTGGCCACCTGTGTTTGGCTGTCGAGAGCGACACGGCGTCGTCAGGCTTCTCGACGATCCGAGCGCGTCACCGCGCGTCGGGTCCACGTTCTGCGGCAGAAGTGCAGAAGTGCGAGTAGACGTCTGCATTACGTGGATTGCGTTGGCGCAACGAAACACCCGCGACCTGACGGCCGCAGGTGTCCGGTGTCGCTCAGATCAGTGATGCCCGTTCGTGTGTCCGTTGGACGACCCTTTGGTGTGTCCGTTGGACGAGCCGTTGCGGTCCTGGTGCTCGCGCAATGCGGTGAGCGCCTTGCGTTCCGCAGCGTGCGCGGCCTCGACGAGCTGCTCGTTCTCCGACAGCGAGTCTCCCCGCAGGAAGCTACCGGAGCCGGGGGCGCCCGCGAAGCCGAGCTTGTTCATGCGCTTCGGAACCGCCGCACCCTGGTACTCCAGCGGCAGCGGGTGACCGTGGTCATCGACCGGACCCAGCGGCTGGTGCAGCTCGATGTAGGCACCGTGCGGCAGCCGCTTGATGATGCCGGTCTCGATGCCGTGCTCGAGCACCGCGCGGTCGCTGCGCTGCAGTCCGATGGCCCACCGGTACGCGATGTAGTAGACGATCGCCGGCACCACGATCATGCCGATACGCCCGATCCACGTCGTCGCGTTCAGCGAGATGTGGAACTTGAGGGCGATGACGTCGTTCATCGCGGACAGCGTGAGCACCATGTACAAAGCGATCGCCATGGCGCCGATTGCGGTGCGCACCGGGGCATCCCGGGGCCGCTGCAACAGGTTGTGGTGAGCGTCGTCGCCGGTGAACTTCTTCTCCAGGAACGGCCAGGCCGGCAGAAGCATGAAGACCAGGCCCATGATCAACGCCACCCACACCGGCGCAGGCACGGTGTGGCCGAGGAAGTACAACTCCCAGGCCGGGAAGATACGTGCGAGGCCTTCCGTCCACATCATGTAGAAGTCCGGCTGGCTGCCCGCCGACACGTGTGACGGTTTGTACGGTCCCAGCTGCCATATCGGGTTGATCTGTAACAAGCCGCCCATCAGGCCGAGAATGCCGACGGTCATCGCGAAGAACGCGCCCGACTTCACCGCGAACACCGGCATGACCCGCACGCCGACGACGTTCGTCTCGGTCCGACCGGGACCGGGGAACTGGGTGTGCTTCTGGAACCACACCAGCGCGAGGTGAATCCCGATGAGCGCCAGGATGATTCCCGGGATCAACAGGA
It encodes the following:
- a CDS encoding DUF2561 family protein, with protein sequence MSYTTDSVRVRQPLDPGEFDRTDRILLGACAAIWLAALGAGVAATVALVDLGSSQSEPSGDSGTPWLLYIVIAISAAVIIGAVPLLIRARRDAMADPEPPARPAPGGVPGRRQESAQADATEKMRISGSTAGRIHSGPGYAAAVTHSTSLPAPLVAAIDQVWLRCAVLIACAIGIAMVAIGVATYLMAVESDTASWVFFGLSGLVTLAMPAIPWFYLRELRTLLDDQSA
- the qcrB gene encoding cytochrome bc1 complex cytochrome b subunit, which encodes MSPKLPKPPSMAQIAAGQGNAIDSRYHPSAAVRRQLNKVFPTHWSFLLGEIAMYSFIVLLLTGVYLSLFFDPSMAEIVYDGVYQPLRGIEMSKAYASTLDISFEVRGGLFVRQVHHWAALLFAAAIMVHLARIFFTGAFRRPREANWIIGSLLLILAMFEGYFGYSLPDDLLSGIGLRAAMSSITLGMPVIGTWLHWALFGGDFPCGGVGYQCSQDGYWLPRMYSLHILLIPGIILALIGIHLALVWFQKHTQFPGPGRTETNVVGVRVMPVFAVKSGAFFAMTVGILGLMGGLLQINPIWQLGPYKPSHVSAGSQPDFYMMWTEGLARIFPAWELYFLGHTVPAPVWVALIMGLVFMLLPAWPFLEKKFTGDDAHHNLLQRPRDAPVRTAIGAMAIALYMVLTLSAMNDVIALKFHISLNATTWIGRIGMIVVPAIVYYIAYRWAIGLQRSDRAVLEHGIETGIIKRLPHGAYIELHQPLGPVDDHGHPLPLEYQGAAVPKRMNKLGFAGAPGSGSFLRGDSLSENEQLVEAAHAAERKALTALREHQDRNGSSNGHTKGSSNGHTNGHH
- the asnB gene encoding asparagine synthase (glutamine-hydrolyzing) — encoded protein: MCGLLALVTDPSAEVSQDLVDAVSGASHLMRHRGPDEPGTWADNAAHPTTVLGFNRLSIIDIAHSHQPLRWGPPESPDRYVLVFNGEIYNYLELREQLRGEHGAVFATEGDSEAIVVAYHYWGTEALTRLRGMFAFALWDTVEGELFCARDPFGIKPLYMATGNGGTVFGSEKKCLLDLAGVVGIDLGIDERATQHYTVLQYVPEPETLHRGIRRLESGSYARVRPGQPPRVTRYFTPRFAAVGFTTGGERARYDEITAVLEDSVAKHMRADVTVGAFLSGGIDSTAIAALAMRHNPRLITFTTGFEREGYSEVDVAVASAEAIGARHVTKVVSQAEFVAALPEIVWYLDEPVADPALVPLFFIAREARKHVKVVLSGEGADELFGGYTIYREPLSLKPFDYLPRPVRKSLGKASRPLPEGMRGKSLLHRGSQTLQERYYGNARSFSDEQLRAVLPGFRQEWTHTDVTAAVYAASDGWDPVARMQHIDLFTWLRGDILVKADKMTMANSLELRVPFLDPEVFAVASRLPLEQKITRTTTKFALRRALEPIVPAHVLNRPKLGFPVPIRHWLQAGELQDWAYRMVAESQAGHLIDLNAVTRMLDEHRSGTSDHSRRLWTVLIFMLWHAIFVEHTVTPQISEPTYPVQL
- the ctaC gene encoding aa3-type cytochrome oxidase subunit II — encoded protein: MTPRGVKVVALSVVLGSMTVLLSGCDWSEVLGLGWPRGITPEAHLNRELWIGSVIASLVVGAIVWGLIFWTSAFHRHKKGDTELPRQFGYNMPLELVLTVLPFLIISVLFYFTVVVQEKMLHKEPNPEVVIDVTAFQWNWKFGYQKVNYADGTFNYEGADAERKEAVASGPEGVEGEHGGEFGVIAGKNPEDRSYLNFDRIETLGTSSEIPVLVVPSGKRIEFQIASADVIHGFWVPEFLFKRDVMPNPEDNNSDNKFQISEINQNGAFVGRCTEMCGTYHSMMNFELRVVSPNDFKAYLEQRQDGATNAEALQAIDQDPLAVTTKPFDSRRGEQAPQLTQASK
- a CDS encoding cytochrome c oxidase subunit 4; translation: MHIEARLFEFLTAFFVLAAVVYGVLTAMFQYGGIEWAGTTALVLTAGLTLITGTFFRFVARRLDTRPEDYEDAEISDGAGELGFFSPHSWWPVFIALSASVAAVGVALWLPWLIVAGVCFVLTTVGGLVFEYYTGPEKH
- a CDS encoding MmpS family transport accessory protein, which encodes MSGPNPPGSGVPEGADVPGQEPGGRPESSEPDTYSQAYSAPESEQFTSGPYVPADSGLYDYDNYEPEHVVTTEPPRWPWVVGVVAIVAAIALVVSVSVLVTRTDTSNLSKPETSTTTPPPVPPVQDEITTTTPPPPPPPPPPSEPPPPPETVTVTEEPAPAPAPPPPPPAEPPPPPPETAAPPPPPTTRAGPRQVTYSVTGTKAPGDIITVTYIDASGRSRTQRNVYIPWSLTVTPISQSEVGSVQASSLFLVSRLNCSITTSDGTVLSSNTNNSAQTAC